In Natronogracilivirga saccharolytica, the DNA window CGCCGTCCAGGATGCCGTCGGCAGTTCGATTGGTTACGACGCCACCTCCGGAGCTGCCTCCTTTGAGAGCAGGGTATTCCAGGTAGCCGCGTTGGTCAATCTTTGGTTTGGCTATTCCCTTGCGTGCGATATCATCCAGATAAGGTTCCACGGACGGAAATCCCTGTGAATATTCAGGGTTGGATGCCAGGGTGCCACCCTTGTTGTCCACTGAACCGACCAGTCCGTTTAATGCATGAGTAGCCATGGAGTTATAGGCACCCCGCACCTGCATTGTCGGGCCGCCGCCCACCCAGCAAATGGCTTGCGGAGCTGCCCGGGCAAAATCTATCGCCACCCGCTCGATCTGATCTGCGGGTACACCGGCTTTGCCGGCAGCCCATTCCGGGGTTCGGTCCTTCAGCTCCAGGTTCCACCATCGGACAAGTCCGTGGGTGTATATTTCTTCAAAGGTGTTTTCGTTTACAGTCCGCCCGGTCCGGAAGCGATTTTTACCATCTTTGAAATCTCCGACAAACGGACGGTACCACAAACCGCGTGTCAGAATGACATGCGCCATGGCCACGGCAAGAGCTCCGTCTTCACCCGGCTTCACAGGCAGCCATTCATCAGACTTGGCCGCTGTTGCCGAGAGCCGGGGCTCTACGGTTGCTACTTTCGCCCGTGACAAAACCTCGCCCCATGCGTTATTGTAGTGCGAGACCTGGCGGTTCGTAGCAATGGGGTCTGCTCCCCAGCAAAGTACGTACCGGGCATTCCGGACATCATACTGCCTGTATGCCCATATGCCTTCAGTATAATACGGACCAAATTTTTCCGCTTCTGCACAGATGGCACTGTGAGAAATATTGTTGGGTGATCCGATGATCTTCGGGAAGCGATCGTAAAGGATATCGCGCAGGTAGGTGTATCTGCCGCGGGTGACCATGAATTTGTGGGTCTCTTCATTTCGACGAAGTTCCATTATCTTTTCGGCTATGGTATCTATCGCCTCCTCCCATGTAATAGGGACAAAGCCTGGATCAACACCACGACCTTTATCAGGATTGGTCCGTTTCATGGGGGTTTTCAGCCGGTCGGGATCATATACCTGCTGCAATCCCATGTGCCCCCGGACACAAATATTTTCTCCGTTAACTTTGGAGTTGGGATTGCCTCGCACGCGTGTGGCCCGCCCGTCCTGAACGTAAACCTGTACCGAGCACCACGATGTGCAACCCAGACAAGCCGAGGCTTCCCACCGTCCGTTCTGTCCTGCACGGGGCTTTTCACCGGTACGGTCGGATGCCTTTAGAGTGTTCAATCCGGATGCGAACACAGAACCAAGTCCCAGGCCGCTGCCGGCCATCAATGTCTGCTTAAGAAAGGACTTTCTGGATTTGCGGGTAGTATTTTCAGTTTTATTCATGATCAGAAATATTAAATGATGATAAAATCGGATGTACGGACGCGGGCTGCCGTTTTCTCGTCCGGAAACGCTGGCCCCGAATCTCGTCGGGTGCATGTATTAATATTTTTACCCAAAAAGTTGTTTCTCCTGAGCCTGTTTGGAGTGGTCTATCGGATTGTTTTCGTGAGCAAGAGTCCCGGATTCGAACAGCTCTTGCCATTCCTCTTCCGGAATGTGGGTTACCCCGGTTTTCCAGTCATGTACACGCTCGGCATGAAGACGCGCCGACTCTTGTGACAAGTTACCGGCCAGTTCACCTTTGGTTTGCGGGTAATCGGCGGCAGAATTAAAGGTGCGCACATAGAATACTTTGGGTTCAGTGCCCAAATGCTCCTTGCGGCGCATCGGACGGTATTTGGCAAGAATTCGGCTGACAGAACTGTTCGGGTTATTCAGATCACCAAAAATTCGGGCATCTGTCGGGCATCGTTTAACGCAGGCGGGAAGTTTCCGCTCCTTGAGACGATGCAGGCAGAAATCACACTTTTCCACGATCCCGTGGTAACGGTTGCCATGACCGTAATTTTCCCTTTCCGGATTGTAATAGGGCGTGCGATTTCCTCCGACATGATTGGTTATTTCCTTTGGTGAAGCAGTTAGCCCTTCAAATAACGCTTCATCAGATTCCCACTCCTCGTGAGGCTCCCCGAAATGGGCATGTACTTCACCATAGGGGCAGTTAATGATGCACGCACGGCACCCAATGCATTTCTGCGGGTCATGAGCCACTACATCTCCGTGGACCCGATGCAGCGCTGAGGTCGGGCATGCCTTGGCACATGGTGCATTTTCACAGTGATTACACAGAGTAGGCAGGTATTCAAATCGAACATTTGGAAACTTACCTGTTGTGTGTGTGATGTGGTGGGACCAGAAATGACCGCTTCGCAAATTATTTTCGGTTTTGCAGGCGATATCGCAGCCACCGCAGCCAGTGCATCGCTGAAGGTCGATAACCATGGCAAGGCTTGTGCCTTCCAGATGTTCCAGTCCTTCATCAGGGGCGGTACGATTGCACCCGGCCGCCATTCCGGCTATAGCTGCACCCGCTCCGGCAGATTTGAGGAAGTCCCGCCGTGACAGTGAACCTCCGGTTTTCCCGGAGTCGGCTGATAATTTGGAAGCAGCATTTTTGTCCATGATACTTTCGTTTGATCCGTCTGATGAACCAGACAATTTTTCCGGATTTCGTTTTATGTCAGAGATTTGCGATCGGTTCATGACTCGTCGTTTTTAGAATCTGTGTTTGGAGGCGAAGGGGCTTGATGACCGCCGTCACCGGGGCTGTCAGCATCGTGTACGGCTCCGGCGGCGGGACTAATGGCCATGCGATAAAAGGGCTGGATGACCAGGCGTATGCCCAGGGCAAAAATGACCAGCATCAGTCCGATGACAAAAACCATGACCAGCCATTCGACCAGGTGCGGAAAGTATTCAAAGCGTATCAGAGTGTCGCGCAC includes these proteins:
- a CDS encoding molybdopterin-dependent oxidoreductase → MNKTENTTRKSRKSFLKQTLMAGSGLGLGSVFASGLNTLKASDRTGEKPRAGQNGRWEASACLGCTSWCSVQVYVQDGRATRVRGNPNSKVNGENICVRGHMGLQQVYDPDRLKTPMKRTNPDKGRGVDPGFVPITWEEAIDTIAEKIMELRRNEETHKFMVTRGRYTYLRDILYDRFPKIIGSPNNISHSAICAEAEKFGPYYTEGIWAYRQYDVRNARYVLCWGADPIATNRQVSHYNNAWGEVLSRAKVATVEPRLSATAAKSDEWLPVKPGEDGALAVAMAHVILTRGLWYRPFVGDFKDGKNRFRTGRTVNENTFEEIYTHGLVRWWNLELKDRTPEWAAGKAGVPADQIERVAIDFARAAPQAICWVGGGPTMQVRGAYNSMATHALNGLVGSVDNKGGTLASNPEYSQGFPSVEPYLDDIARKGIAKPKIDQRGYLEYPALKGGSSGGGVVTNRTADGILDGDPYDIKMIIAYFNNFAFSNPGSNRWEKAMEKIPFNVHITTHVAEYSMFCDIILPATHHMFERHGFMKSIGNAHRQLPLNRPVIDRVWDSKTDETEVTWLIAEKLAEKGFPNMLDHYKQYRDPETGAEPKNEKEFDLYALKHATRDLWDPDHYKGGDRFDGWDDFYKTGVWNSEPYNYRGRWGSMNTRTRKFEFFSETLKEALTGHAERHDTDVDTVLATSNYLARGDLAFVPHYEEPFVHGEDRENSFMLVDYKSRLNREGRSANCSWYHEMKDIDPGCIAGEDVAQLNPEDADRLGLRDGDKIRLHSSAGELECRLVRWEGVRPGTIVKPFGMGHWAYGRYATRVNGKQPLGGNNNQVMPADYDRLSGSSAFYGYVKVNVDKV
- a CDS encoding 4Fe-4S dicluster domain-containing protein, coding for MNRSQISDIKRNPEKLSGSSDGSNESIMDKNAASKLSADSGKTGGSLSRRDFLKSAGAGAAIAGMAAGCNRTAPDEGLEHLEGTSLAMVIDLQRCTGCGGCDIACKTENNLRSGHFWSHHITHTTGKFPNVRFEYLPTLCNHCENAPCAKACPTSALHRVHGDVVAHDPQKCIGCRACIINCPYGEVHAHFGEPHEEWESDEALFEGLTASPKEITNHVGGNRTPYYNPERENYGHGNRYHGIVEKCDFCLHRLKERKLPACVKRCPTDARIFGDLNNPNSSVSRILAKYRPMRRKEHLGTEPKVFYVRTFNSAADYPQTKGELAGNLSQESARLHAERVHDWKTGVTHIPEEEWQELFESGTLAHENNPIDHSKQAQEKQLFG